One window from the genome of bacterium encodes:
- a CDS encoding type II toxin-antitoxin system HicA family toxin, protein MSPKLKRLSGDEVIKILAGFGFDAYKQRGRHVKLRRIVSGSKQSLTVPMHKEIDYGTLRAIIRRASKFIPFNELREVFWSA, encoded by the coding sequence ATGTCTCCTAAACTAAAAAGGTTATCCGGCGACGAGGTCATCAAGATTCTCGCCGGATTTGGTTTCGATGCCTACAAACAACGCGGGAGGCACGTCAAATTAAGAAGAATAGTGTCTGGTTCAAAACAGTCGCTGACCGTTCCAATGCACAAAGAAATCGATTACGGGACATTACGGGCGATTATCCGGCGGGCGAGTAAATTCATTCCCTTTAATGAACTCCGAGAGGTATTCTGGAGCGCTTAA
- a CDS encoding type II toxin-antitoxin system HicB family antitoxin has protein sequence MRTTIECIIYMGEKQYVAECLDFPVITQGTTLDDTVANLKEAISLHLEDENLSELGFVESPQIDIKFETGELANVS, from the coding sequence ATGCGCACGACAATCGAATGCATTATCTATATGGGCGAAAAGCAATACGTCGCCGAATGTCTCGATTTCCCGGTGATTACGCAAGGCACGACACTCGACGATACCGTGGCGAATCTCAAGGAGGCAATATCTTTACATCTCGAGGATGAAAACCTGAGCGAGCTCGGTTTCGTCGAATCGCCGCAAATCGACATTAAATTCGAGACCGGAGAATTGGCCAATGTCTCCTAA